One Lytechinus variegatus isolate NC3 chromosome 11, Lvar_3.0, whole genome shotgun sequence DNA segment encodes these proteins:
- the LOC121424502 gene encoding tyrosine-protein kinase receptor Tie-1-like, whose amino-acid sequence MTPSGMIIFFCLISMGSQHAQAQDFPWAQGSSFAEPDPMPSHDYIQSYVFPEPANPEPVFPFPNSPYVIPQPAVDETHTEVALPVQPTQRQVLLPVGPTGGVTVTHVKSRKEPVLTTLSPTLSPDHYVRMTMTLVNPIGVDQGHSSFGCYLSQPDVGRSSLSIGRYSQTRDGGAAGEWSPPEGRHLGGHGMAVNLNSSGTGGFGTYYCQGSQPGKDLTTVIGVFLTSNPKIIPTDGRFTKTVSIGDVDVTIAMTLRSSADVSTNQIQWRKNGQEALEHMSGLASVTFRRPITDAVAGVYECYYANERNQARHGIMRLIVRDCPAGRWNPPRCTGICDACYNGGLCDHVTGRCFCPPGFSGDHCEEACGFNRFGYSCDYRCTSSVDESASCRGVQFCLPDPFGCTCNAGFKGLRCETDCDAGQYGAGCLQTCHCASGQCDRFTGQCLGLPSGCSRGWSGVNCQVPDNCPHGYYGPACLSKCYCKDNAACDKVNGKCPQSKCALGYTVYDGGQHCSGCRPGAFGIDCSESCPCHDDACHPETGECNGRCFDQFIKPTCQAGISSLTTTRVNTGQTATFNCTITSSKSPLASSSSSSSASLTRNPSAILPSASTVLLYRISGGETQTTGVLRLGTVVEPGSETVMFGVDGIRPDETIRCVVSGANGEVLAQREIPAEAYILPEMKNPPVITEQTATSISLRWQSWGDAGQDRIGEPPIVAYVVLYRQNGSRAWMKGDRVPATRTSATQLDLRPHTWYDVSVAGIREGLGGEGLPSPWTTVRTLCQVPSRSTTPLPSSDIKFPRQLSVAWQIPDQSVIRCPSGVVGFNIYYRDIDSAHSETGTLRIFDPTVTNQVVTGLHVYTNYLLSISLSNEAGEGERSEEVTIYSPQEIPPPPIHLTVQRPTKEIALISWETPSPANINGKIRFFDLQYKSWATGNDDTAKPYSIQINNSSKEMKYELNGLVANRSYSFKVRTVNDVGAGDWCDPVILSTQEDPPALLSGRNDIHGPKVGLSIMGVFVGLLLLAGLFVGVARFRRRARAQKTDELSTLRDTVAFSRPSARVSDLKGNGTKLLQDDGYLMPIATASLTKSCRKPKPIRTTTHAQGDDEHRYEYIDPMRFPVMRFAILANENETVIHSYR is encoded by the exons ATGACGCCATCGGGAATGATAATATTCTTTTGTCTCATTTCGATGGGGAGCCAACACGCTCAGGCACAGG ACTTTCCATGGGCCCAGGGTTCATCTTTCGCTGAGCCTGACCCTATGCCCAGTCATGACTACATTCAAAGCTATGTATTTCCGGAACCAGCGAACCCCGAACCCGTTTTCCCGTTCCCCAACTCTCCCTACGTCATCCCACAACCTGCCGTTGACGAGACGCATACAGAGGTTGCACTTCCGGTCCAGCCAACACAACGCCAGGTTCTTCTTCCGGTAGGGCCAACTGGTGGAGTCACTGTTACCCATGTGAAGTCGA gaaaagaaCCTGTCTTGACTACGTTGAGTCCCACTCTAAGCCCGGATCATTATGTTCGTATGACGATGACGTTGGTGAACCCTATTGGCGTGGACCAAGGCCACTCATCATTTGGTTGTTATCTTAGCCAGCCTGATGTGGGAAGATCATCTCTATCAATAG GCAGATATTCCCAGACCAGAGACGGGGGCGCGGCAGGGGAGTGGTCTCCCCCAGAAGGGCGTCATCTAGGAGGTCATGGGATGGCAGTGAACTTGAATTCCAGCGGGACAGGTGGATTTGGGACCTACTACTGCCAGGGTTCGCAGCCCGGCAAGGATCTCACCACAGTGATCGGGGTCTTTCTGACATCCAATC ctAAAATAATTCCCACTGATGGAAGATTTACGAAAACGGTGAGCATTGGCGACGTTGATGTTACCATAGCAATGACCCTTCGCAGCTCTGCCGACGTATCGACCAATCAGATTCAATGGAGGAAGAATGGCCAAGAGGCTTTAGAACACATGTCGGGATTGGCCAGTGTAACATTCAGACGACCAATCACCGATGCGGTTGCTGGCGTGTACGAATGCTACTATGCTAATGAGAGGAATCAAGCTCGTCATGGTATAATGAGGCTCATCGTGCGAG ATTGCCCGGCCGGTCGGTGGAACCCTCCTCGTTGTACTGGGATATGTGATGCTTGCTATAACGGTGGTTTGTGTGACCATGTGACGGGAAGGTGTTTCTGCCCACCAGGTTTCTCTGGAGATCACTGTGAAGAAG catgcgGTTTCAATCGATTTGGATATTCTTGTGATTATCGGTGCACATCATCGGTGGACGAGTCTGCCTCATGCCGAGGTGTTCAGTTTTGTCTTCCAGATCCTTTTGGATGCACCTGTAATGCTGGATTTAAGGGGCTTCGATGTGAAACTG aTTGTGATGCTGGTCAATATGGCGCAGGATGTCTCCAAACATGCCATTGTGCCTCTGGTCAGTGTGACCGTTTCACTGGTCAATGTCTCGGATTACCTTCCGGTTGCTCTCGTGGTTGGTCAGGAGTGAATTGTCAAG TTCCTGATAACTGTCCACATGGATATTATGGACCAGCATGCCTCAGTAAGTGTTACTGTAAAGACAACGCGGCTTGTGACAAGGTAAACGGAAAATGTCCTCAGAGTAAATGCGCCCTTGGGTATACTGTGTATGACGGTGGTCAGCATTGCTCGG GTTGCCGCCCTGGTGCATTTGGGATCGATTGCTCAGAGAGCTGTCCATGCCATGACGATGCATGTCACCCGGAGACGGGGGAATGCAATGGGAGATGTTTTGATCAGTTCATTAAGCCTACATGCCAAGCag GTATCTCGAGCTTGACGACAACCAGAGTGAACACGGGACAAACGGCCACCTTCAACTGCACCATCACATCGTCAAAATCACCCTTGGCATCCtcgtcgtcatcgtcgtcgGCGTCGTTGACGAGAAACCCATCTGCCATTCTTCCATCAGCATCCACCGTCCTCCTCTACCGTATCTCCGGTGGCGAGACACAGACGACGGGGGTGCTCCGGCTAGGAACCGTGGTGGAGCCCGGCAGTGAGACTGTCATGTTCGGTGTGGATGGGATACGCCCCGACGAGACAATTCGATGCGTTGTTAGCGGTGCCAATGGAGAGGTTCTGGCACAAAGAGAGATTCCTGCGGAGGCATACA TTCTACCAGAGATGAAGAACCCGCCTGTTATAACGGAGCAAACAGCCACCAGCATATCTCTGCGATGGCAATCATGGGGTGACGCTGGGCAGGATCGGATCGGAGAACCTCCCATCGTCGCATACGTCGTGCTCTACCGCCAGAACGGAAGCCGCGCGTGGATGAAGGGTGATCGCGTCCCGGCGACGCGCACATCGGCAACGCAGCTTGACCTTCGACCCCACACATGGTATGACGTCAGTGTGGCGGGAATAAGGGAGGGGTTAGGAGGTGAAGGGTTACCCAGCCCTTGGACTACTGTGCGGACTCTCTGTCAGG TGCCGAGTCGATCGACAACTCCCCTACCATCCAGCGATATTAAGTTTCCTCGACAGCTCTCGGTCGCATGGCAG ATTCCAGACCAATCAGTCATACGCTGTCCATCTGGTGTGGTAGGATTCAATATCTATTATCGAGATATAGACTCGGCACACAGCGAAACGGGGACACTTCGTATATTCGATCCCACAGTCACCAATCAAGTGGTGACTGGACTACACGTCTACACAAACTACCTTCTCAGCATAAGTTTATCAAATGAAGCAGGGGAGGGGGAAAGAAGCGAAGAAGTAACAATTTACTCTCCACAAGAAA ttcCTCCTCCACCTATCCATTTGACCGTTCAACGACCGACCAAAGAAATCGCCCTGATCTCTTGGGAAACTCCTTCGCCAGCAAACATTAATGGGAAAATAAG ATTTTTTGACCTTCAGTATAAGTCTTGGGCAACCGGAAACGATGATACTGCTAAACCTTACTCCATCCAAATCAACAATTCATCGAAAGAGATGAAATACGAATTAAACGGTCTTGTGGCCAACCGTTCATATTCGTTCAAG GTTAGAACGGTCAACGATGTAGGAGCTGGTGATTGGTGCGATCCAGTTATTCTCTCAACACAAGAGGATCCACCAG CTCTCCTTTCCGGCCGGAACGATATCCACGGACCAAAGGTCGGCCTGAGCATCATGGGTGTGTTCGTCGGGCTTCTCCTATTGGCGGGTCTATTTGTGGGCGTGGCACGATTCCGCAGAAGAGCGCGTGCGCAGAAGACTGATGAGTTATCAACGCTGAGGGATACTGTGGCTTTCTCTCGCCCGTCAGCGCGCGTCAGTGATCTCAAAGGAAATGGCACCAAGTTATTG CAGGATGATGGCTATCTGATGCCTATCGCCACCGCCAGCTTGACGAAATCATGCCGAAAGCCCAAACCAATAAGGACGACTACGCATGCGCAAGGGGACGACGAACACAGATACGAATACATCGATCCAATGCGGTTCCCGGTTATGCGATTCGCGATACTCGCCAACGAGAATGAAACGGTTATCCACAGCTATCGATGA
- the LOC121424224 gene encoding monocarboxylate transporter 7-like codes for MDQPAHDNSDIPGHGHQKRKRTKDITKGSKRWVILVAVFFVSFFENGIVRAVSLIINDLTREFDVSAAYIGSNLGLSFSLAYFCGFFNILLLRRFSVRQLVMFGGTISSMGLLISSLAQTSFQFSAAYVTYGIGKIFVILPTSTCPKDYFPDRLPIATGTILSGGSAGIITVPWLFENLLRWYGWRGSLLILAGLNCHIVAIGALLEPLRSKVDDGKNVSEGEDVVLTNVDLEIDDEEYASVNDQEGGKGRSDADGQDQFTVIQDDSYSYTESQASVVTGYIVESGSETEIKSATCPNCLFKTLRLLGFSVFKDRPLMVLCFIEGFLFFYSYNTWISYEIPNALAKGLSPQEAVLVSVTGGVANFIGRLGIGFLWSLPGIRFDLWYSLIFLLSAAAFWTNYVAETFNFVVTLSACFGLLMGAKVTSQIQSIYLVVGESYYKAGVSMFFIGVGLSFPISGAVIGRLYDLTESYDIAFVIIAAVDVTVVLLNGAKLCWNRYRRSPPGE; via the exons ATCAACCAGCTCATGATAATTCTGACATCCCAGGACATGGACACCAGAAGCGCAAGCGCACTAAAGACATCACCAAAGGTTCAAAGCGATGGGTCATCCTGGTTGCTGTATTTTTTGTCTCCTTCTTCGAAAACGGTATAGTGAGAGCGGTCTCACTAATTATCAACGATCTCACCAGAGAATTTGATGTCAGTGCTGCCTACATAGGCTCCAATCTAGGACTATCCTTCAGTCTTGCATATTTCTGTG GATTTTTCAATATCCTTCTGCTTCGGCGATTCTCGGTTCGACAGCTGGTTATGTTTGGTGGAACGATTTCGAGCATGGGACTTCTAATTTCATCCCTTGCTCAAACAAGTTTCCAGTTTTCGGCTGCCTATGTAACGTATG GTATAGGCAAAATCTTCGTCATTCTTCCAACAAGCACATGCCCCAAGGATTATTTTCCCGATCGTCTACCAATAGCTACAGGAACGATTCTCTCAGGAGGAAGCGCTGGGATCATCACGGTACCCTGGTTATTTGAGAACCTCCTCCGTTGGTACGGCTGGAGGGGTTCTCTCTTAATCCTAGCTGGGTTGAACTGCCATATAGTGGCCATTGGTGCCCTTTTGGAACCATTACGGAGCAAGGTTGATGATGGCAAGAATGTATCTGAAGGTGAAGACGTGGTTCTAACTAATGTTGATTTGGAAATCGACGACGAAGAATATGCAAGCGTTAATGATCAGGAAGGCGGAAAAGGACGCTCGGACGCAGACGGGCAGGACCAATTTACGGTGATCCAAGACGATTCATATAGCTATACCGAATCTCAAGCTTCTGTTGTGACTGGATACATTGTGGAGAGCGGGTCTGAAACCGAAATCAAGTCAGCAACATGTCCAAACTGCCTTTTTAAAACCCTGCGTTTACTGGGGTTCAGCGTCTTTAAAGATCGGCCATTAATGGTCCTTTGCTTTATCGAAGGGTTTTTGTTCTTCTATTCTTACAACACTTGGATTTCATACGAGATCCCAAACGCATTAGCCAAGGGTCTTTCCCCACAAGAAGCAGTGCTTGTGTCTGTCACAGGTGGTGTCGCCAACTTCATCGGTCGTCTAGGAATAGGCTTCCTTTGGTCATTGCCAGGGATCAGGTTTGATCTCTGGTACTCACTTATCTTTCTCCTCTCGGCAGCTGCATTCTGGACCAATTACGTCGCGGAAACCTTTAATTTTGTTGTGACACTATCCGCCTGTTTTGGCTTATTAATGGGAGCCAAAGTGACGTCACAGATACAGTCGATATACCTTGTTGTGGGCGAAAGCTATTATAAGGCTGGTGTGTCCATGTTTTTCATTGGTGTGGGACTAAGCTTTCCGATATCAGGAGCAGTCATTG GGCGTCTGTACGACCTCACAGAGTCTTACGATatagcatttgtgattattgCGGCTGTAGATGTCACGGTTGTTCTCCTCAACGGTGCCAAACTTTGCTGGAATCGATATCGAAGGAGCCCACCAGGAGAATGA